The following are encoded in a window of Roseimaritima ulvae genomic DNA:
- a CDS encoding efflux RND transporter periplasmic adaptor subunit, translating to MNRPVRPQSLDSSPSTEPATSADPATSADPAQASGKSDRDDNPLLTALQHAAAAAQQTDPADAAALDLMRRVLLTADAASGRRRAADLLAETTQADLVAVGRYQDGLCHIETLAGDAAVPPSITSDIEVAWSEATALARTIRTSTQPTRCDASLAHRCLADALRQHNPAAAQHAMLTLPLLTDSDAVAGAVLVAWFGRGTIDSAHERFLRRLQPCLAEALAVLDQNVEPAWLKRLREGRRLLTRRRAQIAGLVLGLVVAAGFLPIAYPVHAEVTLQPQQRRVVAAPFEAPLGEIHVAPGDAVTSGQLLCSLDTEQARSRLSALQAESQRIASERAGHLAARRLGEAELARLDGQRNQAELQQLQQYLQRAEIRSPIDGVVLGEDLQPHRGVPLETGQVLLEVAPLDVLVAELEIPPDQIMHVRNGQPVVLRLDAAGRIDQLSLQRVAPRGEVNQQGTYRFTARATVDNRHGGLKPGMQGSARIDTDRKPLAWCLLQRLWQRVKNWS from the coding sequence ATGAATCGACCCGTTCGTCCTCAATCGCTCGACAGCTCGCCGTCAACCGAGCCCGCGACGTCAGCCGACCCTGCGACGTCGGCCGACCCTGCGCAGGCCTCTGGCAAATCCGACCGCGATGACAACCCCCTGTTGACGGCCCTCCAGCACGCCGCTGCCGCCGCTCAGCAGACCGACCCCGCGGACGCCGCGGCCCTGGACCTGATGCGCCGCGTGTTGCTGACCGCGGATGCCGCCAGCGGTCGTCGTCGCGCCGCTGATTTGCTGGCGGAAACCACGCAAGCCGATCTGGTCGCCGTCGGCCGCTATCAGGACGGTCTCTGTCACATCGAAACGCTCGCTGGCGACGCCGCGGTGCCGCCCAGTATCACGTCGGATATCGAAGTCGCGTGGTCCGAAGCCACCGCGCTGGCGCGGACGATTCGGACTTCGACCCAGCCGACCCGCTGCGATGCCTCTCTGGCTCATCGCTGCCTGGCCGACGCGCTGCGGCAACATAACCCGGCCGCCGCACAGCACGCCATGTTAACCTTGCCGCTGTTGACCGACAGCGACGCCGTGGCCGGCGCGGTGCTGGTCGCTTGGTTTGGTCGCGGTACGATCGATTCAGCTCATGAACGCTTTTTGCGGCGTCTCCAGCCCTGTTTGGCGGAAGCATTGGCGGTGTTGGATCAGAACGTCGAACCGGCTTGGTTAAAACGATTGCGGGAGGGACGTCGTCTGCTCACACGCCGCCGTGCCCAAATCGCGGGCTTGGTGTTGGGATTGGTGGTCGCCGCCGGGTTCCTGCCGATCGCCTACCCGGTGCATGCCGAGGTGACTTTGCAACCGCAACAGCGGCGAGTCGTGGCGGCTCCTTTTGAAGCCCCGTTAGGTGAAATTCACGTCGCCCCCGGGGATGCCGTCACGTCCGGACAGCTGCTCTGTTCGCTGGACACCGAGCAAGCACGATCGCGCTTGTCAGCCCTCCAAGCCGAATCGCAACGCATTGCATCGGAGCGTGCCGGACATCTGGCCGCCCGGCGGCTGGGCGAGGCCGAACTGGCACGTTTGGATGGCCAGCGAAACCAAGCCGAGCTCCAGCAGCTGCAGCAATATTTGCAACGGGCTGAGATCCGCAGCCCGATCGACGGCGTGGTGCTGGGCGAAGATCTGCAGCCGCACCGCGGCGTGCCGCTGGAAACCGGACAGGTGCTGTTGGAAGTGGCTCCTTTGGACGTGTTGGTAGCGGAACTGGAAATTCCGCCAGACCAAATCATGCACGTCCGCAACGGACAACCGGTCGTGTTGCGACTGGATGCCGCTGGCCGCATCGACCAGCTCTCCTTGCAACGCGTCGCCCCGCGTGGCGAAGTCAACCAACAGGGAACCTACCGCTTCACCGCTCGGGCCACGGTCGACAATCGCCACGGAGGATTAAAACCCGGCATGCAAGGGTCCGCCCGTATCGATACCGATCGCAAACCATTGGCTTGGTGTCTGCTGCAGCGGCTGTGGCAGCGCGTCAAGAACTGGAGTTAA
- a CDS encoding efflux RND transporter periplasmic adaptor subunit, with protein sequence MRPSVMGLGTVSRSAARWTLAGWLCVLGSLFTAVAGADEGLRLEGFTEAYRDIHVGSSDTNRVATVWAEEGQQVRVGQTLVQLDDTVLRAAVEVARTAAAARGEAEAAEQHLASRQRRLEQTESLLERKHATEQELWNARNERDEAAARVKAFVELQQRRELELRQAEKQLERLTVKSPIEGVVAAVLKDVGEVVSPADPHLVQLVQMDPLRVVASGPERLLREIQPGMELPVIIEQQWHQAVVEFVSPIVDAQSGMRSLKLRLPNPDAKIASGVPVEVQLQAAAAPPAPVLDRQQAVQQTMRKFQFLNRQ encoded by the coding sequence ATGCGGCCATCGGTGATGGGGCTTGGGACCGTTTCCCGATCCGCGGCGCGGTGGACGCTCGCCGGCTGGCTGTGTGTGCTGGGCAGCCTCTTCACGGCCGTTGCTGGCGCCGATGAAGGCCTGCGATTAGAAGGTTTTACCGAAGCCTACCGCGATATTCATGTCGGTTCGTCGGATACCAACCGCGTGGCCACCGTGTGGGCGGAGGAAGGGCAGCAAGTTCGCGTGGGGCAGACGCTGGTGCAATTGGATGACACCGTGTTGCGAGCCGCCGTGGAGGTCGCGCGAACCGCCGCCGCCGCTCGTGGCGAAGCCGAAGCGGCCGAGCAGCATTTGGCGTCGCGTCAACGGCGGTTGGAACAGACCGAATCGCTGCTGGAGCGAAAACACGCCACCGAACAAGAACTCTGGAACGCTCGCAATGAACGCGATGAAGCGGCCGCTCGTGTCAAAGCCTTTGTTGAATTACAGCAACGCCGCGAGCTGGAATTGCGGCAAGCCGAAAAGCAACTGGAACGACTGACCGTCAAGTCGCCGATCGAGGGCGTCGTGGCGGCGGTGCTGAAAGACGTCGGCGAAGTCGTCTCGCCGGCCGACCCGCATCTGGTCCAGCTGGTGCAGATGGATCCGCTCCGCGTGGTGGCCAGCGGACCCGAAAGATTACTGCGGGAAATCCAACCCGGAATGGAATTGCCGGTGATCATCGAACAGCAATGGCACCAAGCCGTGGTCGAATTTGTTTCGCCCATCGTCGACGCCCAGTCGGGCATGCGGTCGCTGAAACTGCGGTTGCCCAATCCCGACGCCAAGATCGCCAGCGGGGTGCCCGTGGAAGTCCAACTGCAAGCCGCTGCCGCACCGCCCGCGCCGGTCCTGGATCGCCAACAAGCCGTCCAGCAAACCATGCGGAAGTTTCAATTTTTGAACCGCCAGTAA